The Cydia amplana chromosome 21, ilCydAmpl1.1, whole genome shotgun sequence genome includes a window with the following:
- the LOC134657937 gene encoding gastrulation defective protein 1 homolog yields the protein MSKKPISFGKISFNIAKAPENANNEENDPDTSTSGFGTFGRTPIQEQKEIDEITDDLESQHVQQVMGIKNFGKKAKNFNVEEMLEQARKTAQEVSKKKLQEEAAKAAAEPEETPPDEDEDIIGPLPPSASETSPPVMSKDGDDSYDELSSSEDEEELSLEKRIPNSHEVEMLHGTKAVVALAVDPSGARLATGSVDYEVSFWDFAGMDSSMRSFRTLQPCESHPIRALQYSATGDSILVVSGSAQAKVLDRDGFEILECVKGDQYIADMARTKGHTAALNSGCWHPHVRDEFLTCAQDGTLRLWRAAAPRQHRALIKPRQRGGLKTNPTACAFSRDGNTVAAGCYDGSIQMWDHRKAFVNTSVLLRDAHQKQTEISSIAYSYLGSYLASRSNDETLKLWDLRNFKKPLHVFDNLFSRYEQTDCCFSPDDAMIFTGESLQRNQDVGRLIFYNTKTFEKVTEIGVSKSHVIKGIWHAKLNQIFVSCGNGVVKCYYDQKRSLRGAKLCIVKTHRKKHSVEVVSSQQIITPHALPLFRQEKLRTSKKKMEKERLDPVKSHRPDLPITSGQGGRVAASGSTLSSFVIRNLGLSKRVEDDQDPREAILKYAKDAEENPFWVAPAYKKTQPKPIFQNGDEDGPSDPKKSKT from the exons ATGAGTAAAAAGCCCATATCATTCGGCAAAATCAGTTTCAACATCGCCAAAGCACCAGAAAATGCTAACAATGAAGAAAACGACCCAGATACATCCACCTCAGGTTTTGGAACGTTTGGGCGCACTCCGATACAGGAGCAGAAGGAGATTGATGAAATAACGGATGATTTGGAGAGTCAGCATGTGCAGCAAGTGATGGGGATCAAGAATTTTGGGAAGAAAGCTAAGAATTTCAATGTGGAAGAGATGCTGGAACAGGCAAGGAAGACTGCACAAGAG GTCAGCAAAAAGAAGTTACAAGAGGAAGCTGCCAAAGCAGCAGCAGAACCTGAAGAAACGCCCCCCGACGAAGACGAAGACATCATTGGCCCTCTACCACCGTCGGCCAGTGAGACCAGCCCACCGGTGATGAGTAAGGACGGAGACGACAGCTACGATGAGCTCAGCAGTTCGGAGGATGAGGAGGAACTGAGCTTGGAGAAGAGGATACCTAATAGTCATGAG gTGGAAATGCTGCATGGCACGAAAGCTGTGGTAGCTCTAGCAGTAGACCCGTCTGGGGCCCGCTTGGCAACGGGATCCGTGGACTACGAAGTTTCCTTCTGGGATTTTGCAG GAATGGATTCCTCAATGCGTTCCTTCCGCACCCTTCAGCCTTGCGAGTCACACCCAATCCGGGCGCTCCAGTACTCCGCCACCGGAGACTCCATACTTGTGGTCAGCGGGTCTGCCCAAGCTAAAGTTCTGGATCGAGACGGATTTGAAATACTTGAGTGCGTTAAGGGAGACCAGTATATTGCTGACATGGCTAG GACCAAAGGCCACACGGCGGCTTTGAACAGCGGCTGCTGGCACCCGCACGTGCGCGACGAGTTCCTGACGTGCGCGCAGGACGGCACGCTGCGGCTGtggcgcgccgccgcgccgcgacaACACCGCGCCCTCATCAAGCCCAGGCAGCGGGGCGGGCTCAAGACTAACCCGACCGCCTGCGCTTTCTCCAGAGACG GTAACACGGTCGCCGCTGGCTGCTACGACGGGTCCATACAAATGTGGGACCACAGGAAAGCCTTCGTCAACACATCAGTCTTGCTCAGAGACGCCCATCAAAAACAGACCGAAATCTCAAGCATAGCCTACTCCTATCTAGGCTCCTATCTCGCCAGCAGGAGCAACGATGAAACACTAAAACTATGGGATTTAagaaatttcaaaaaaccgcTACACGTCTTCGACAATCTATTCTCAAGATACGAACAAACCGACTGCTGTTTCAGTCCGGACGATGCTATGATATTCACCGGAGAGTCTCTACAGCGGAACCAAGATGTCGGTCGACTCATATTTTACAATACTAAGACTTTTGAAAAGGTTACAGAGATCGGTGTGTCCAAATCACATGTTATTAAAGGTATCTGGCATGCgaaattaaatcaaatattcGTCAGTTGTGGTAACGGAGTTGTTAAATGTTATTATGACCAAAAGCGAAGTTTAAGAGGTGCAAAGCTATGTATAGTGAAGACACATAGAAAGAAACACTCCGTAGAAGTAGTAAGCTCTCAGCAGATAATCACTCCTCACGCTTTACCTCTGTTTAGACAAGAGAAACTAAGAACTAGTAAGAAAAAGATGGAAAAAGAACGATTGGATCCGGTGAAATCTCATCGGCCTGACTTACCGATAACCTCCGGGCAGGGAGGCAGAGTTGCTGCCTCCGGTAGTACTCTCAGTTCATTTGTGATTAGAAACCTAGGTTTAAGTAAACGTGTAGAAGATGACCAGGACCCGAGGGAAGCCATTTTGAAGTACGCTAAAGATGCAGAGGAAAATCCGTTCTGGGTCGCTCCGGCTTACAAGAAAACTCAGCCGAAACCGATCTTTCAGAACGGTGATGAGGACGGGCCTTCGGATCCGAAGAAATCGAAAACGtaa
- the LOC134658257 gene encoding large ribosomal subunit protein mL39: protein MKRHLTHLSRNILQNKCSNTFSLSRYLSTQEAIERRHHLFSLEKKRQLDNVGRIEKIEVNYKGVPKDCTLIMNRDISTPHDCAKHLSEWHAESSALALIDGAVHWDMHRPLTENCTLEFQMYNSAEPQQVNKAFWRTCSFLLGVVATRAFKDKVKVNLHSFPGPDIRSGSFIYDVALSLPSWQPTLQELHTLTAECVSFCRRGDPVERLEVSEHLALEMFVDNEYKVKQIPSIAKANGKVTLYRVDKHVDISKGPLINHAAQVGRVAVTAVHRLEGPSDSPQLYRFQGVALPAGVILNHFAFRVLTERAKKLNPARSPLGPWEDPREAVAARA, encoded by the exons ATGAAACGCCACTTGACGCATTTATCGCgaaatatattacaaaataaatgcagTAACACATTTTCACTATCAA GATATTTAAGTACACAAGAGGCGATAGAGCGTCGTCACCACCTCTTCTCGCTGGAAAAGAAGCGTCAGTTGGACAATGTGGGCCGCATTGAGAAGATTGAAGTTAATTACAAGGGTGTTCCTAAAGATTGCACTCTGATCATGAATAGAGACATTTCGACTCCTCATGATTGTGCGAAAC ATCTCAGTGAGTGGCACGCAGAAAGCAGCGCGCTGGCACTTATCGATGGAGCCGTACATTGGGACATGCACAGACCTCTAACAGAGAACTGCACACTTGAA TTCCAGATGTACAACAGCGCAGAGCCACAGCAAGTGAACAAGGCGTTCTGGCGCACCTGTTCTTTCCTGCTAGGGGTTGTGGCCACGCGCGCCTTCAAGGACAAGGTGAAGGTCAATCTGCACAGCTTCCCGGGACCCGACA TCCGCTCGGGCTCGTTCATATACGACGTGGCGCTCTCCCTACCCTCCTGGCAGCCCACACTCCAGGAGCTGCACACGCTGACGGCGGAGTGCGTGTCGTTCTGTCGCCGCGGGGACCCCGTAGAGCGGCTCGAGGTGTCGGAGCACCTGGCTCTCGAGATGTTCGTAGATAACGAGTATAAAGTCAAGCAGATACCCAGCATTGCCAAGGCGAATG GCAAGGTGACGTTATACAGGGTGGACAAGCACGTTGACATCTCGAAGGGGCCGCTCATAAATCACGCGGCGCAGGTCGGCCGTGTTGCCGTGACCGCCGTACACAGGCTAGAGG GTCCGAGCGATTCGCCACAGCTGTACCGGTTTCAGGGCGTGGCGCTGCCGGCGGGGGTCATCTTGAACCACTTCGCGTTCAGAGTGCTCACTGAACGCGCCAAGAAACTG AACCCGGCGCGGTCTCCTCTCGGCCCCTGGGAGGACCCGCGAGAGGCCGTGGCGGCGCGCGCATAA